TCGACGTCGGCGGGCACCGTGCAGGCATCCAGAACCTGTGGGCGAACCCCGGCGGGTTCTGGCCGAGCGGCGACGGCTTCGCCTGGTACGGGCCGATCATCGTCATGTCGGGCGTCGTGTTCGCCTACGCAGCGATCGAGATGGTCGGCATCGCGGCCGGCGAGATGGAAGACCCCAAGCGCGAGGTGCCGAAGGCCGTCAACGCGGTGATCATCCGCATTGGCGTGTTCTACTGCGGTTCCCTGTTGTTGCTCGTGTGCATTCTGCCGACGAGCGAGTACACATCGGGCATCAGCCCGTTCGTCACAGTATTCGGGCGCATGGGCATGCCGTGGATGGCCACCGTCATTCAGGCGATCCTCATCGTCGCGGCGATGTCGTCGCTCAACTCCGGCCTGTACACCACCGGTCGGGTGCTGCGCAGCCTCGGCATGGCGAAGCAGGCGCCCGGGTTCACGTTGAAGATGAGCGAATCGGGCGTGCCGTGGGCCGGTATCGTCATGACGGCCGTTGTCTATGTCTTCGGCTCTCTGCTTAACGCGGTGAGCCCGGATGCTTTTGAGATCGCGCTCGAGGCGGCATCCATCGCCATTCTGTTCACCTGGGCAACGATCTTCCTCTGTCAGCTACGACTGCGAAGACTCACCGACAAGGGGGTGCTCCCACCGAGCGCGTTCCGGATGCCCGGCAGTCCGTGGACCGGCTACATCGGCCTCGCCTTCCTCGTGTTCGTCGTCGCCGGCATGGCCATCTCGGGCTGGCAGTCGTCGCCGTACTTCTGGCTCAAGACCGGCTTCATCGTGGTGGTCATCGGCATTCCGGCCCTGTTCATCATCTTCGAGGTCGGCTGGCTGATCGTGAAGCGGCGCGTCGCCGAGCAGACACACGGGCGGATGCTCGGCAAGTGGACAGACACCGGCCGGCGTTACCCGCCTCCTGATCTGCGACCGAAAACCGAGCCGATCGCCGCACTCGGAACGGTGCAGTTCGAATCGAGCGAGTGGAGCAATCTCGAGGAACACGAGTGGGACAACCTCGACGAGGACGAGGACGAAAACGGCCGACCCGAGAAGAGGAAGTGAGATGCGACACCTCGCAGCGGTCGCCACCGGTGCCTTCGCAGTCGTGCTTGCTCTCGCCGGTTGCTCGTCGGATCAGCCGACGACCACCGGCACCAACAGTGCGACTGGCGACGGCACGATCACGATCGGGATCGCCGACGACCTCCCCGGGATCAGCCTGAAGACCAGCGACGGCTACGCCGGCTTCGACATCGACACAGCCAATTACGTGGCAGGCAAGCTCGGCGTGCCGACCAAGAACATCGTCTGGCAGCGCATCGACCAGGCCGAGCGCGTGAGCGCGCTGACCTCGGGCAAGGTCGACCTGGTGGTCTCGACGTTCTCGATCACACCGGAGCGTGAGAAGCAGGTCGAGTTCGCCGGGCCGTACTTCGAAGCGCATCAGGATCTGCTGATCCGCCGAAATGACGACACGATCACCGGGCCGCAGACGCTCGACGGCAAGACTGTGTGCGCTGCGGTCGGCACGACATCGATCGACTACCTCACCTCGCACTATCGAGGCAAAATCACCGTCGTCAAGGTTCCGTCCTGGTCGGAGTGTGCGCGCGACCTCGCAGCTGGCACGCTGGATGCTGTGTCGACCGACGATGTTATCCTCGCCGGGTTCGCCTCGCAATCCCAGTACAAGGGCGTGCTGCGCGTCATCGGCAAGGGATTCACGAACGAGGACTACGGAATCGGCCTGAAGAAGGGCGACAACCGGATCGATCAGGTGCGTGCGGCCCTCAAGGAGTACATCTCGTCAGGCGCCTGGAAGAAGTCGCTCGACGCCAACGTGGCGCCCTCGGGATACCCGATCCCGTCGCCGCCGAGTGTGCAGTAGCCCGGCGGCCCGAATGTTCGTCTAATCCACGTGTTCGTCTAATCCACGTGTTCGTCTAATCCACGTGTTCGTCTAATCCACGTGTTCGTCTAATCCACGACCGCGCCGGCGAGGTCATCGAGTTCGTCGTCCGGGTTTTCAAGCGCTGCGGCCTGTTGCTCGGCAAGAGCCCGCTCACTCTTCAGATCCAGTCTGAGTGTGAATGCCCAGTACAGAACGCCCGCAACGGGAAGGCCGATGAACAGTGAGATATCCACCCCGCCCATCGCCTGCGAAATGAAGCCTTCGAAGAAGCCCGAGACGTCGAAGAACGGCACCATGCATGCGAAGCCGACCAGGTAGGCAGTGATGCCCTGCCAGCCCCAGCGCCCGTAAATGCCGCGCGGCTTGAAGATCTCAGCGATGGCGTAGTGGCCGCGGCGAACAATGAAGTAGTCGGTCAGGTTGACCGCCGTCCACGGGATGAAGAAGTAGAGGACCAGGAACAGGAAACCGGCGAAGAATGCCTCGAAGCTGCCGGCGATGACGATCGCCAGCACACCCGAAATCGCAGCGGTGATCACAACGGTGACAATTCGGATCGACAGCGTCGGCCGCACCTTCTTGAAGCTGTCAATGGAGGAGATCAGCGTCAGCGACCCGCCGTACATGTTCAACACGATGACGGCAATGAGTCCGAACGCGAACACGATCAGGGCGATCGTACCGAAGCCTGGGAACAGATCGTTGGAGACCGTCTCAATGGCGGCGACGGGGTCACCCGCGTTGAAGCCCTTCACCGCTGCGGCGAGGTAGGCGCCGAGGAACATGATCCAGGCGCCGCCGAACGCACTGCCCCAGAAGGTCCACCGGAAGGTCTTGCTCGTCGGAGTGTCGGCCGGCAGGTACCGAGAGTAGTCCGACACGTAGATCGCCCAGGAGATCTGGTAGCCGGCGACCACGCCGAGTTGGGCGAAGAATGCGAGAGGGGAGAAGTGTGCGAGGTTGAAGGCATCCCCCGGTAACGGCAGATGGATGAGGGCCGAAATGCTCAGCAGCGCCATGACTACGACCGTCAGGTACACGAGGTAGCGCTCCATCCGGTGGATGAGGTCGTAGCCGAACAGGGCGATGATCGCGCCGATGACGGTGATCAGGATCGCCCAGAAAGGGTCGAAGCTTGCCGGAGTCTTGACCCCTTGGTCGATCGCCGAGGCGGCGAGCACCGTGTTGAACACGTTGAATCCCGCGTACTGCAGGAAGGCGAACAACCACACCAGGAGAGCACCGATGTAGCCGAACTGCGGGCGCGACTGCACCATCTGCGGCAGGCCCAACTTCGGCCCCTGCGAGGAGTGGGCGGCCATGAAGATGGTGCCGATGATGAGCCCGATCGCGATGGCGATGATCGACCAGATCAGGTTGCCTCCGAGCGCAAAGCTCGTGACCCCGACAGCGAGCGTGGCCAACTGCGCGTTGCTCATGAACCACAGTGGGCCGATGTGCCACACCTTGCCGTGTCGTTCGCTCTTCGGAACGTAGTCGATCGACCGTACCTCGAGGCCACCGGTGCGTGGCTTGGTCTGGGTTGCACTCATACTGAATTCCTTAGCGGGTTGGGTGGAGCGTGGCGGGGGTGGAGGCGGTGAGGGCACCATAAAGTTCAGGTCTGCGATCGTCGAAAACATCGACCAGGTCGCTCATGGTCTTGTCGCGGGAGAGCGCGAGATCGAGCTCCGCGACGGCGGTGCCGGACGCATCCGTCGTTGCGATCACCCAGCCGTGCGAATCGATGATGCAACTGGCTTCGTTCCAGTCTTGCCCGCGCTCGGAACCGGCCCGGTCGCAGCAGGCGATTGCAACGTGGTTGCTGTAAGCGGTGGCCATCGCGACGGTCACCTCGGGCACGCGCTCGCCGGCGGGAACGCTCTCG
The Rathayibacter sp. SW19 DNA segment above includes these coding regions:
- a CDS encoding purine-cytosine permease family protein encodes the protein MSATQTKPRTGGLEVRSIDYVPKSERHGKVWHIGPLWFMSNAQLATLAVGVTSFALGGNLIWSIIAIAIGLIIGTIFMAAHSSQGPKLGLPQMVQSRPQFGYIGALLVWLFAFLQYAGFNVFNTVLAASAIDQGVKTPASFDPFWAILITVIGAIIALFGYDLIHRMERYLVYLTVVVMALLSISALIHLPLPGDAFNLAHFSPLAFFAQLGVVAGYQISWAIYVSDYSRYLPADTPTSKTFRWTFWGSAFGGAWIMFLGAYLAAAVKGFNAGDPVAAIETVSNDLFPGFGTIALIVFAFGLIAVIVLNMYGGSLTLISSIDSFKKVRPTLSIRIVTVVITAAISGVLAIVIAGSFEAFFAGFLFLVLYFFIPWTAVNLTDYFIVRRGHYAIAEIFKPRGIYGRWGWQGITAYLVGFACMVPFFDVSGFFEGFISQAMGGVDISLFIGLPVAGVLYWAFTLRLDLKSERALAEQQAAALENPDDELDDLAGAVVD
- a CDS encoding amino acid permease — protein: MSRTDAMNTSHSEDDHGAEHDAEQAGYKKTLNRRQVQMIAIGGAIGTGLFLGSASRLHNTGPALVVSYAFVGVIAYFLMRALGELVLYRTTSGAFVSWMREFFGEKAAYYTGWMYWTNWALTGIAELSAVGLYIQYWWPQVPAWLTVLIALAVVLIVNLLSAKAFGEFEFWASVAKVAAIIVFLVVGVIVVALSLDVGGHRAGIQNLWANPGGFWPSGDGFAWYGPIIVMSGVVFAYAAIEMVGIAAGEMEDPKREVPKAVNAVIIRIGVFYCGSLLLLVCILPTSEYTSGISPFVTVFGRMGMPWMATVIQAILIVAAMSSLNSGLYTTGRVLRSLGMAKQAPGFTLKMSESGVPWAGIVMTAVVYVFGSLLNAVSPDAFEIALEAASIAILFTWATIFLCQLRLRRLTDKGVLPPSAFRMPGSPWTGYIGLAFLVFVVAGMAISGWQSSPYFWLKTGFIVVVIGIPALFIIFEVGWLIVKRRVAEQTHGRMLGKWTDTGRRYPPPDLRPKTEPIAALGTVQFESSEWSNLEEHEWDNLDEDEDENGRPEKRK
- a CDS encoding glutamate ABC transporter substrate-binding protein produces the protein MRHLAAVATGAFAVVLALAGCSSDQPTTTGTNSATGDGTITIGIADDLPGISLKTSDGYAGFDIDTANYVAGKLGVPTKNIVWQRIDQAERVSALTSGKVDLVVSTFSITPEREKQVEFAGPYFEAHQDLLIRRNDDTITGPQTLDGKTVCAAVGTTSIDYLTSHYRGKITVVKVPSWSECARDLAAGTLDAVSTDDVILAGFASQSQYKGVLRVIGKGFTNEDYGIGLKKGDNRIDQVRAALKEYISSGAWKKSLDANVAPSGYPIPSPPSVQ